In the Flagellimonas sp. MMG031 genome, one interval contains:
- a CDS encoding prolyl oligopeptidase family serine peptidase: MKNISLLAALVLFAACQEQPKKREPITVNYPTTKKVDTVDNYFGTEVPDPYRWLEDDRSEETEAWVKEQNSVTFGYLEKIPFREDLKNRLEKLWNYEKVGSPFKEGNYTYYYKNNGLQNQYVVYRKKDGGEEEVFLDPNTFSEDGTTSLMGLSFTKDGSKAAYLISEGGSDWRKGIVIDAESKEIVEDTLVDIKFSGISWKGNDGFFYSSYDKPEGSELSAKTDQHKLYYHKLGTPQSEDKIIFGGTPEQKHRYVGGSVSEDQKYLFISASVSTSGNKLFMMDLSQENPELVTILDDTDSDTYVIDNEGSTLYMVTNREAPNKKVVVVDAANPTPDNWKDLIPETENVLTAGTGGGYFFTEYMVDAISKVLQYDYEGNLVREVELPGVGSAGGFGGKKEDKEFYFSFTNYNTPGSLYKYNVETGEYEQYWKPQIDFNPDDYESKQVFYDSKDGTKVPMIITYKKGTELNGKNPTILYGYGGFNISLTPSFSIVNAVWMEQGGIYAVPNLRGGGEYGKKWHIAGTKLQKQNVFDDFIAAAEYLIENNYTSKEYLAIRGGSNGGLLVGATMTQRPDLMQVALPAVGVMDMLRYHTFTAGAGWAYDYGTSEDSEEMFNYIKGYSPVHNVKEGTAYPATLVTTGDHDDRVVPAHSFKFAAELQEKQAGDQPTLIRIETNAGHGAGTPVSKTIEQYADIFGFTFFNMGYDELPNQAVLKEFKD; this comes from the coding sequence ATGAAAAACATAAGTCTGTTGGCTGCTTTGGTTTTGTTTGCAGCCTGCCAGGAACAACCTAAAAAAAGAGAACCCATCACTGTGAACTATCCTACCACCAAAAAAGTTGACACCGTTGATAATTATTTTGGAACAGAGGTTCCCGACCCATACCGCTGGTTGGAAGACGACCGTAGCGAGGAGACCGAAGCTTGGGTAAAAGAGCAAAATTCCGTCACCTTCGGGTATTTGGAAAAAATCCCTTTCCGCGAAGACCTTAAAAACCGGTTGGAAAAACTCTGGAACTACGAAAAAGTAGGGTCCCCTTTCAAAGAGGGCAACTACACCTACTATTACAAAAACAACGGCTTACAAAACCAATATGTGGTTTACCGTAAAAAGGATGGCGGCGAAGAAGAAGTCTTTTTGGACCCCAACACCTTTTCCGAGGACGGCACCACATCGCTGATGGGACTTAGTTTTACCAAGGACGGCTCCAAAGCGGCTTACCTCATCTCCGAAGGAGGAAGCGATTGGCGCAAGGGAATTGTCATCGATGCCGAATCCAAGGAAATTGTCGAGGACACCTTGGTGGACATCAAGTTCAGTGGTATTTCGTGGAAAGGAAACGACGGTTTCTTTTATTCCAGCTACGATAAGCCCGAAGGAAGCGAGCTTTCCGCAAAAACCGACCAACATAAATTGTATTATCACAAATTGGGAACGCCCCAGTCTGAGGATAAAATCATTTTTGGTGGCACACCAGAACAAAAGCACCGTTACGTAGGCGGTTCCGTTTCCGAAGACCAGAAGTATTTGTTCATTTCCGCTTCGGTGTCCACATCGGGCAACAAATTGTTTATGATGGACCTCTCACAAGAGAATCCTGAATTGGTCACCATTCTGGACGACACCGATTCCGATACCTATGTTATCGACAACGAAGGTTCTACCCTTTACATGGTCACCAACCGTGAAGCGCCCAATAAAAAAGTAGTAGTAGTGGATGCGGCCAACCCTACTCCTGATAATTGGAAAGACCTGATTCCCGAAACCGAAAATGTGCTTACCGCAGGTACAGGTGGCGGCTATTTCTTTACCGAATATATGGTGGATGCCATTTCCAAAGTACTTCAATATGATTACGAGGGTAACTTGGTCCGCGAGGTGGAATTACCCGGCGTAGGAAGTGCAGGAGGCTTTGGCGGCAAGAAAGAGGACAAGGAATTTTACTTCTCCTTCACCAATTACAACACACCGGGTTCTTTGTACAAATACAACGTAGAAACCGGGGAATATGAGCAATACTGGAAGCCTCAAATTGACTTTAACCCCGATGATTATGAGTCCAAACAAGTATTCTACGACTCCAAGGATGGCACCAAAGTGCCCATGATCATCACCTACAAAAAAGGAACCGAACTGAACGGCAAAAACCCGACCATTCTGTACGGCTATGGCGGTTTCAATATTAGTTTGACACCCTCTTTCAGCATCGTGAACGCCGTTTGGATGGAGCAGGGCGGTATCTACGCCGTTCCCAACCTTAGAGGCGGTGGTGAATACGGAAAAAAATGGCACATTGCCGGAACCAAGCTTCAAAAACAGAATGTATTTGATGACTTTATCGCTGCGGCAGAATACTTGATCGAGAACAACTACACTTCCAAAGAGTATCTTGCCATCCGTGGTGGGTCCAACGGAGGTTTGCTAGTCGGCGCCACCATGACCCAGCGCCCCGATTTGATGCAGGTGGCATTACCCGCCGTGGGTGTTATGGACATGCTCCGATACCACACCTTTACCGCAGGTGCAGGATGGGCCTACGATTACGGAACTTCCGAGGACAGCGAGGAAATGTTCAACTACATCAAAGGATATTCCCCTGTACACAATGTGAAGGAAGGTACGGCGTACCCCGCCACTTTGGTCACCACTGGAGATCACGACGACCGTGTGGTTCCAGCACACAGCTTCAAGTTCGCTGCAGAACTACAGGAAAAACAGGCCGGGGACCAGCCTACACTTATCCGAATCGAGACCAACGCTGGTCATGGAGCGGGAACCCCCGTGAGCAAAACCATAGAGCAATATGCCGATATTTTCGGGTTTACCTTTTTCAATATGGGGTACGATGAGCTTCCCAACCAAGCCGTGCTCAAAGAGTTTAAGGATTGA
- a CDS encoding ABC transporter ATP-binding protein, translating to MLKVQVHSFGYQDQPILKDITFEVAPGEHVALMGESGSGKSTLLKIIYGLLHVEEGSIFWGDTEALGPNFNLVPGEPYMKYLAQDFDLMPFISVEENIGQFLSVFERETHQERIDELLDLIEMKPFAKTKVKFLSGGQQQRVALARVLAQEPEILLLDEPFGHIDNFKRLSLRRNLFLYLKKQGVTVLTASHDPNDVLPFAERTLIMEQGRIIANENTQDLYINPPNYYTASLFGQVNKVPMKLLKSYSEIDRDVLVYPDEFKFSDSSGLRVEVIHSFFKGSHYLNESKAEDGTLLFFNSDKEQSPGSTLFLNVSLNTINKRLHVGQKTDT from the coding sequence ATGCTAAAAGTCCAAGTACATTCTTTCGGGTATCAAGATCAACCCATTTTAAAGGATATCACTTTTGAAGTGGCCCCGGGGGAGCATGTGGCCCTGATGGGCGAAAGCGGCTCGGGAAAAAGCACCCTGCTCAAAATCATCTACGGTCTCCTTCATGTAGAGGAAGGCTCCATATTTTGGGGAGATACGGAAGCACTTGGCCCCAATTTCAATTTGGTTCCCGGGGAACCCTATATGAAATACCTGGCGCAGGATTTTGATTTGATGCCCTTCATTTCCGTGGAAGAAAACATAGGTCAGTTCCTTTCGGTTTTTGAACGCGAAACCCATCAAGAACGCATTGATGAACTCCTCGACCTCATCGAAATGAAGCCCTTTGCAAAAACAAAGGTCAAGTTTTTGAGTGGGGGACAACAGCAGCGTGTGGCCTTGGCGCGAGTATTGGCACAAGAACCGGAAATCCTCCTTTTGGACGAACCGTTCGGGCATATCGATAATTTTAAGCGGCTCTCCCTCCGAAGGAATCTCTTTTTATATCTCAAAAAACAGGGCGTTACCGTACTCACCGCAAGCCATGATCCCAACGATGTGCTGCCCTTTGCCGAACGCACCTTAATTATGGAACAGGGACGAATCATTGCCAACGAGAACACGCAAGACCTCTATATAAATCCGCCCAACTATTACACCGCCTCTTTATTTGGACAAGTGAACAAGGTGCCCATGAAGCTCCTCAAGTCCTATTCCGAAATTGATAGGGATGTACTCGTGTACCCAGATGAATTCAAATTTTCCGATTCCTCGGGCTTACGAGTGGAGGTTATCCATTCCTTTTTTAAAGGGAGTCATTACCTCAACGAAAGTAAAGCTGAAGATGGCACCCTTCTTTTCTTCAATTCTGACAAAGAACAAAGTCCCGGGTCAACCCTTTTTCTTAATGTATCTTTGAATACCATCAATAAAAGACTACACGTTGGACAAAAAACAGATACATAG
- the arfB gene encoding alternative ribosome rescue aminoacyl-tRNA hydrolase ArfB — translation MDKKQIHRELQFKAMRSSGAGGQHVNKVSSKVEITFNIPESEGLSDREKERLLLKLQSRLTNDGALMLQCDEARSQHRNKDLVVKRFFDVLKNALVVPKKRKPTRPTKSSQEKRLKTKKRTAEKKASRKNPNLDR, via the coding sequence TTGGACAAAAAACAGATACATAGGGAACTTCAATTTAAGGCCATGCGAAGCAGCGGGGCCGGAGGCCAACATGTGAACAAGGTTTCGTCCAAGGTAGAGATCACATTCAACATTCCCGAGTCGGAAGGGCTATCTGACAGGGAAAAAGAACGCTTGCTCCTTAAACTACAATCCCGTTTAACCAACGATGGGGCTTTGATGCTGCAATGCGACGAAGCCCGCAGCCAGCACAGGAACAAGGATTTGGTTGTAAAACGTTTTTTTGACGTCCTGAAAAATGCTCTTGTGGTTCCCAAAAAACGTAAACCTACGCGACCCACAAAATCTTCACAAGAAAAACGGCTAAAGACCAAAAAGCGAACCGCCGAGAAAAAAGCATCCCGCAAAAATCCTAACTTGGACCGATAG
- a CDS encoding M14 metallopeptidase family protein has protein sequence MISKTANLKTWLLSAAMCLSCAAFSVAQNVPSPEDVYGFRVGADYKLADYSQIEDYLSKLDAASNRVKKIEIGETVLGRKMYLLFISTEENLAQLDNWKDISTKLARVQVNDDEAVRLSQEGKAIVWVDGGMHSTELAHGQMTSELAYTLATSETEEMKKIRENVITLLMPVMNPDGLDIVVDWYRKNLGTPYETSRPPILYHYYMGHDNNRDWFMNIMPETYNVTKILYNEWYPQIVYNHHQSSPSWTKISLPPYADPVNPRIHPAITAGVSEVGSAMTKRFSLENMPGAIADNFYTMFWNGGGRTVPYYHNMIGILTETGHTTPTPRFYDPEKLPKTVAGGTPTDGTDIMYPDPWKGGESHFRDAVDYMLTATWATLDLAADRKSNYLYNIYKMGKSAVEKGKNGDLFAYVIGKEQWDSFEAVNLVNVLLQGGIEVERATKDFTVNGKDYEEGSYVIYTAQAFRPYLLDLMEKQDYPTRFQYPGGPPDTPYDLAGWTLPMQMGIDVDRVAESFNVQTEKVTGLVSYYEGDVNRNGSFGYALSANTNAAVVATNKVLKAGGTAYKSMTEFKAGKTTMPAGSYIVSGDKALMESLAQEYGLEFTGLAAKPEVQLKKIHLPKVGLYKSWVANMDEGWTRYIMDEYEFDMDTLHDADIKTRDLSQYDAIIIPSQRPSSILHGHSNLSMPEKFTGGIGLKGSVKLSDYVEEGGTLIAFDEASDFVIEQFGLPLRNAVANADSNDFFIPGSLIKAGVDTAHPLAFGMKDTVAVSFNRSRAFSIDKQRKTGEGGTEEIADAPEPDVEVIATYAAKDLLMSGWAMGEDRYIAKKPAMVKAKYGKGAAILFAFRPQFRAQPRGTFKLIFNAIYEGASE, from the coding sequence ATGATTTCTAAAACAGCAAACCTCAAAACATGGCTGCTCTCCGCAGCGATGTGTTTGTCTTGCGCCGCGTTTTCCGTGGCACAGAATGTTCCCTCCCCAGAAGATGTTTACGGATTCAGGGTAGGCGCCGATTACAAACTGGCCGATTACTCCCAAATTGAAGACTACTTGTCAAAATTGGATGCAGCGTCCAACCGAGTGAAAAAAATCGAAATCGGAGAAACGGTATTGGGCCGTAAAATGTACCTCTTGTTCATTTCGACAGAAGAAAATTTGGCTCAATTGGATAATTGGAAAGACATCAGCACCAAATTGGCCCGTGTACAGGTCAACGATGACGAAGCCGTTCGCCTTTCCCAAGAAGGTAAGGCCATTGTTTGGGTCGACGGGGGGATGCACTCCACCGAATTGGCCCATGGGCAGATGACCTCGGAACTGGCCTATACCCTGGCCACCTCCGAAACCGAAGAAATGAAAAAAATCAGGGAAAATGTGATTACGCTATTGATGCCCGTAATGAATCCCGATGGTTTGGATATCGTGGTAGACTGGTACCGAAAAAATCTGGGCACACCCTACGAAACCTCCCGCCCCCCAATTTTGTATCACTACTACATGGGTCATGATAACAACCGGGATTGGTTCATGAACATTATGCCCGAAACCTATAATGTGACGAAGATATTATACAACGAATGGTATCCCCAGATTGTGTACAATCACCACCAGTCGTCCCCATCTTGGACCAAGATTTCGTTGCCCCCCTACGCCGACCCGGTGAATCCCAGAATTCATCCGGCCATTACCGCTGGCGTTAGCGAAGTGGGCTCTGCCATGACCAAGCGTTTTTCCTTGGAAAACATGCCCGGTGCCATCGCTGACAACTTTTACACCATGTTCTGGAACGGTGGCGGACGTACCGTACCTTATTATCACAACATGATCGGTATCTTGACCGAAACTGGACATACCACACCGACCCCAAGATTCTATGATCCGGAAAAACTTCCGAAAACCGTTGCAGGAGGCACCCCTACTGATGGTACCGACATTATGTACCCTGATCCATGGAAAGGTGGTGAATCCCATTTTCGGGACGCTGTGGACTATATGTTGACTGCGACTTGGGCCACGTTGGACCTTGCTGCAGACCGTAAGAGCAATTACCTGTACAATATCTATAAAATGGGTAAATCGGCCGTAGAAAAAGGAAAAAACGGAGATTTGTTCGCCTACGTTATTGGCAAAGAGCAATGGGATTCTTTTGAAGCGGTGAACTTGGTAAACGTGCTGCTCCAAGGCGGAATTGAAGTGGAAAGAGCCACCAAGGACTTTACCGTAAACGGCAAAGATTATGAAGAAGGATCTTACGTCATCTACACCGCACAGGCCTTTAGGCCTTATTTGTTGGACCTCATGGAAAAACAGGACTACCCTACCCGTTTTCAATATCCGGGCGGGCCACCGGACACCCCCTACGATCTGGCCGGATGGACATTGCCTATGCAAATGGGAATCGATGTGGATAGGGTTGCCGAATCATTCAACGTACAAACTGAGAAAGTTACAGGGCTTGTGTCCTATTACGAAGGTGATGTAAACAGAAACGGCTCCTTTGGCTATGCATTGAGCGCCAACACCAATGCTGCCGTGGTCGCTACCAACAAAGTGTTAAAGGCAGGCGGAACAGCTTATAAAAGCATGACGGAATTCAAGGCGGGAAAAACGACCATGCCAGCCGGTTCTTACATCGTTTCTGGAGACAAAGCACTCATGGAATCCTTGGCCCAAGAATACGGACTTGAGTTTACCGGACTTGCCGCCAAGCCCGAAGTGCAACTGAAAAAAATCCATTTGCCCAAAGTAGGGCTCTACAAATCCTGGGTGGCCAATATGGACGAAGGATGGACCCGTTATATCATGGATGAATACGAGTTTGATATGGATACCTTGCACGATGCGGATATCAAAACCAGAGACTTGTCTCAGTATGATGCCATTATCATCCCTTCACAACGGCCAAGTTCCATTTTGCATGGACACAGTAATTTGAGCATGCCGGAAAAATTCACCGGAGGTATCGGATTAAAAGGTTCGGTGAAGTTGAGCGATTATGTGGAAGAAGGAGGCACTTTGATTGCGTTTGATGAGGCCAGTGATTTTGTGATTGAACAGTTTGGCCTTCCCTTGCGCAATGCAGTGGCCAATGCCGACAGCAACGATTTCTTTATTCCCGGTTCCTTGATCAAGGCTGGGGTGGATACCGCACATCCACTTGCTTTTGGCATGAAGGATACGGTTGCCGTTTCTTTCAACCGAAGTAGGGCTTTCTCCATCGACAAACAGCGAAAAACAGGTGAAGGCGGTACCGAAGAAATTGCCGATGCTCCCGAACCCGATGTAGAGGTAATTGCCACCTATGCGGCCAAAGACCTCTTAATGAGCGGTTGGGCCATGGGCGAAGACAGGTATATTGCCAAAAAGCCTGCCATGGTAAAAGCCAAATACGGAAAAGGCGCTGCGATTTTGTTTGCGTTCCGTCCCCAATTTAGGGCACAGCCACGCGGTACTTTTAAATTGATTTTTAATGCAATTTATGAAGGGGCTTCGGAGTAA
- a CDS encoding sulfite exporter TauE/SafE family protein, giving the protein MFLSAFSDISVAAWTMAATAVFLMGVSKAGLKGMSIFNVTLMALAFGSKASTGLFIPLLIVGDTFAVIYYNRHTQWKYILRFLPWMILGILIGVLIGKDLPEREFKWAMVVVIFISLGMLVFWDRRKSKKVPTHWLFSGSMGMLSGVCTMIGNLAGAFTNIFFLAMRLPKNEFVGTAAWLFFITNLFKMPFHVFVWKTITVDSLLINLRLLPAIFAGLLLGVFLVKRINEKNYKRFILIVTAIGAVAILFR; this is encoded by the coding sequence ATGTTTCTTTCCGCTTTCTCAGATATTTCCGTAGCCGCATGGACCATGGCCGCCACTGCTGTTTTTTTGATGGGGGTTTCCAAAGCGGGACTCAAGGGAATGTCCATTTTTAATGTGACCTTGATGGCTTTGGCGTTCGGTTCCAAGGCTTCTACGGGTCTTTTTATCCCATTGTTGATTGTAGGAGATACGTTTGCCGTGATCTATTACAACCGACACACCCAATGGAAATATATTCTACGGTTTTTGCCTTGGATGATTTTAGGGATCCTTATCGGGGTCTTGATCGGAAAAGACCTTCCCGAGCGCGAATTTAAATGGGCCATGGTGGTGGTGATTTTCATTAGTTTGGGCATGCTGGTGTTTTGGGACCGACGAAAATCAAAAAAGGTGCCCACCCATTGGCTGTTTTCGGGTTCCATGGGGATGTTATCGGGAGTATGCACCATGATCGGAAACTTGGCAGGAGCGTTCACCAATATTTTCTTTTTGGCAATGCGCTTGCCCAAAAACGAGTTTGTGGGCACTGCCGCTTGGCTGTTTTTTATCACGAACCTTTTTAAGATGCCCTTTCATGTTTTTGTTTGGAAAACGATTACCGTGGATAGTCTGCTGATTAACCTGCGATTGCTCCCTGCTATTTTTGCGGGTTTGCTGTTGGGTGTTTTTCTGGTGAAGAGAATCAACGAGAAGAATTACAAACGCTTTATTTTGATCGTCACCGCCATTGGCGCTGTGGCGATTTTATTTAGATGA
- a CDS encoding sodium:solute symporter family protein, translated as MKLELLDYIIIFGFFAIVLFIGIYVSKKSGKNTAEYFLSGRSMPWWLLGFSMVATTFSTDTPNLVTDFVRTDGVSGNWGWWAFLLTGLLTVFVYAKLWRKSNVATDMEFYDLRYGGKPAHFLRGFRSLYLGVVFNVMAMSAVTLAAIKIGQVMLGLEPIETVLLGGTITVIFSAVGGFRGVVYTDFLLFFVAMGGAIGAAVYLVNMPEVGGLDNILANAQVQEKMSILPDFSDTEALIGLLIIPLAVQWWSAWYPGGEPGGGGYIAQRMLAAKNENHAIGATFFFNILHYALRPWPWILVALASIVVFPDLESIQQAFPNVPENILKNDLAYSAMLTMLPTGLLGLVMASLGAAYMSTISTHLNWGSSYIVNDFYKQQVNKDASEKELVNVGRISTVVLMVLSSLFALELNNATQLFDIIIMFGAGTGLIFLLRWFWWRINAWSEIVAMFSSGIISIIFWQLEDPLFLAEGAPFPAWSKFPLVVLITTILWLATTFLTKPEDNKVLYRFYKITKPGGPGWNKVHEAAKADGVTLEDENAKWSVPSGVLAMIVGCILVYGCLFATGNWIYGNYPLALGLTVMVLIATFVLIRIWRGMRNVF; from the coding sequence ATGAAACTAGAACTTTTAGATTACATCATCATCTTTGGATTCTTCGCCATCGTGCTTTTTATAGGAATCTATGTTTCCAAAAAATCAGGAAAAAACACCGCAGAATACTTTTTATCCGGCCGAAGCATGCCTTGGTGGCTCTTGGGCTTTTCCATGGTAGCCACCACTTTCTCCACGGACACACCCAACTTGGTAACGGATTTTGTCCGTACCGATGGGGTTTCCGGAAACTGGGGCTGGTGGGCCTTTTTGCTCACGGGTTTGTTAACCGTATTCGTATATGCAAAGCTTTGGAGAAAATCCAATGTGGCCACGGATATGGAGTTTTACGATTTGCGCTACGGAGGAAAACCAGCCCATTTTCTTAGAGGATTCAGATCGTTGTATTTGGGGGTAGTTTTTAATGTGATGGCCATGTCGGCGGTAACCTTGGCCGCTATCAAAATAGGGCAGGTAATGCTTGGATTGGAACCTATTGAAACCGTACTCCTTGGGGGAACCATAACGGTGATTTTTAGTGCCGTTGGTGGTTTTAGGGGTGTGGTCTACACAGACTTTTTACTGTTTTTCGTTGCCATGGGCGGGGCCATTGGAGCTGCAGTCTATTTGGTGAACATGCCCGAAGTGGGCGGATTGGACAATATTTTGGCCAATGCCCAAGTACAGGAAAAAATGTCCATTTTACCCGACTTTTCCGATACGGAAGCCTTGATAGGGCTATTGATCATCCCCTTGGCAGTACAATGGTGGAGTGCTTGGTACCCCGGCGGAGAGCCGGGCGGCGGTGGTTATATCGCCCAGCGGATGCTAGCCGCCAAAAACGAGAACCATGCTATTGGAGCCACTTTTTTCTTTAACATATTGCACTACGCACTACGGCCTTGGCCTTGGATTTTGGTGGCTTTGGCCTCCATTGTGGTCTTCCCTGATTTGGAAAGCATCCAACAGGCGTTTCCGAATGTGCCAGAGAATATTCTCAAAAATGATTTGGCCTATTCCGCTATGCTCACCATGTTGCCCACGGGCTTGTTGGGTCTGGTCATGGCTTCATTGGGTGCGGCCTACATGTCCACCATATCAACCCACCTCAACTGGGGCTCCTCCTATATTGTGAACGACTTTTACAAGCAGCAGGTCAACAAAGATGCTTCGGAAAAGGAATTGGTGAACGTGGGACGGATCTCTACGGTTGTTTTGATGGTACTGAGCAGTCTATTTGCTTTGGAACTCAACAACGCCACCCAGCTGTTCGATATCATCATTATGTTTGGAGCAGGAACGGGACTTATCTTTTTGTTGCGATGGTTCTGGTGGCGTATCAACGCATGGAGCGAAATCGTGGCGATGTTCTCCTCAGGAATCATCTCCATTATTTTTTGGCAATTGGAAGACCCCTTGTTTTTGGCAGAAGGTGCTCCCTTTCCAGCATGGAGTAAATTTCCTTTAGTGGTGCTGATTACCACCATACTCTGGTTGGCCACCACATTCTTGACCAAACCGGAGGATAATAAGGTACTTTACCGTTTCTATAAAATCACGAAGCCGGGAGGTCCTGGATGGAACAAGGTTCATGAAGCGGCCAAGGCCGACGGAGTTACCTTGGAAGATGAAAATGCCAAGTGGAGTGTGCCATCGGGTGTTTTGGCCATGATTGTGGGTTGTATTTTGGTGTATGGATGTCTTTTTGCCACAGGAAACTGGATCTATGGAAACTATCCATTGGCCTTAGGACTAACGGTGATGGTGTTGATCGCGACATTCGTGCTCATCAGAATTTGGCGCGGCATGCGCAATGTATTTTGA
- a CDS encoding riboflavin synthase, protein MFTGIIETLGKVEKLEKDGGNLHLTVSSGITSELKIDQSVSHNGVCLTVVSINGDSYTVTAIEETLNKTNLGDLKVGDTVNLERAMVLGARLDGHIVQGHVDQTAVCQSVAEQDGSWVYTFTYDSKLNNVTIEKGSITVDGVSLTVVDSQKDKFSVAIIPYTYEHTRFHTYKVGTRVNLEFDVVGKYVARLLELRG, encoded by the coding sequence ATGTTCACAGGGATCATAGAGACTTTGGGGAAAGTAGAAAAGTTGGAAAAGGACGGGGGAAATCTTCACCTGACCGTTAGCTCGGGAATCACTTCCGAATTGAAAATTGACCAGAGTGTTTCACACAACGGGGTGTGTCTTACCGTGGTGTCCATTAACGGGGATAGTTACACCGTCACTGCGATTGAAGAGACCTTGAACAAGACCAATCTTGGAGACCTTAAAGTTGGCGATACGGTCAACCTTGAACGCGCCATGGTATTGGGAGCACGTTTGGACGGGCACATTGTACAGGGACATGTGGACCAAACGGCGGTTTGCCAATCGGTAGCGGAACAGGATGGTAGTTGGGTCTATACGTTTACCTATGATTCCAAGCTCAACAACGTCACCATCGAAAAAGGGTCCATTACCGTTGATGGGGTAAGCCTCACGGTGGTCGACTCCCAAAAGGACAAGTTTAGCGTAGCTATTATTCCGTACACTTATGAGCATACCCGATTCCATACCTACAAAGTAGGTACAAGAGTGAACTTGGAGTTTGATGTGGTCGGGAAATACGTTGCCCGATTGTTGGAACTTAGAGGCTAA
- the pdxA gene encoding 4-hydroxythreonine-4-phosphate dehydrogenase PdxA: MKESQKIRLGISIGDINGIGCEVALKTFEDARMLDFCTPVIFASNKTVSQQIKDLGIDIKFNGVRDAEQAIEGKINIVNVWKEVPAITYGEATKEGGEYAIKSLRAAVDALKEDKIDVLVTAPINKNNIQSEDFNFPGHTDFLARELKGESLMFMVTNSLRVGLLTDHIAVKDVAEAITPKLIRDKVMTMEKSLKMDFGIRRPKIALLGINPHSGDNGTIGEEDDKILKPTIKELFNKGVLVYGPYSADSFFGSKNHESFDAILAAYHDQGLIPFKTLSFGKGVNYTAGLDKVRTSPDHGTAYEIAGKGKADESSFKEAVFTAIQVFRNRTEYLELTKNPLQKQKIKRGG; this comes from the coding sequence ATGAAGGAAAGTCAAAAAATAAGGTTAGGGATCTCCATTGGGGATATTAACGGCATTGGGTGCGAGGTAGCGCTCAAAACATTTGAAGATGCAAGAATGTTGGACTTTTGCACTCCGGTCATCTTTGCATCCAACAAAACTGTCTCCCAACAGATCAAGGATTTGGGAATCGACATCAAGTTCAATGGCGTTCGTGATGCCGAACAGGCCATTGAGGGCAAGATCAATATTGTGAATGTCTGGAAAGAGGTGCCTGCCATAACCTACGGAGAGGCCACCAAGGAAGGCGGTGAATATGCCATTAAATCGTTACGGGCCGCTGTTGACGCACTCAAAGAGGACAAGATAGATGTCTTGGTCACTGCGCCCATCAACAAGAACAACATACAATCGGAAGACTTCAATTTTCCGGGCCATACGGACTTTCTCGCCAGAGAATTGAAGGGAGAAAGCCTCATGTTTATGGTCACCAACTCCCTTCGTGTGGGATTGCTTACCGATCATATTGCGGTAAAGGATGTGGCCGAGGCCATTACCCCAAAATTGATTCGTGATAAGGTGATGACCATGGAAAAATCACTAAAAATGGATTTTGGCATTCGTCGCCCCAAAATTGCCCTTTTGGGCATCAATCCGCATAGCGGCGACAACGGAACCATTGGCGAAGAAGATGACAAGATTTTAAAGCCCACCATAAAAGAATTGTTCAACAAAGGGGTTTTGGTTTACGGCCCATACTCCGCCGACAGCTTCTTTGGGTCCAAAAACCACGAGAGTTTCGATGCCATTTTAGCTGCCTATCATGATCAGGGTCTCATTCCGTTCAAAACGCTTTCCTTTGGAAAAGGGGTCAATTACACCGCCGGACTGGACAAGGTGAGAACCTCCCCAGATCATGGCACGGCCTACGAAATCGCTGGAAAAGGCAAGGCTGACGAGAGTTCTTTTAAGGAAGCGGTGTTTACCGCCATACAGGTTTTCAGAAATAGAACAGAATACTTGGAATTGACCAAAAACCCCCTGCAAAAGCAGAAAATTAAGCGCGGGGGTTAA